From Pigmentibacter ruber, a single genomic window includes:
- a CDS encoding mannosyltransferase family protein: MKKSSFDLYLFIAFFIFLLHFCLWLYLLQFKPHLTPANNLIELLNHWDSGWYTKIIQNSYVIEQSRAFFPLYPTLVKLIDFQFNPLSTAVTGTIFSSVLFFSFLYYIRNLGIKDNDLPVWLYPKNLLCFLFFILSPGSYIFHTHHTESLFLFLSYLALYFSYKKKFLWATIFAGLCSITKNQGVLLAIAVAILLCQNESNLFQKLKKFIISGIISGSFFISYLLYQYLVFSNPFEFMKAQKNWHHIEYFSDYFKVFILQGNHQDKSLGAIKHQLFFYLILFYSIKLWNYSKAISFYCVISVLLLPFQGETINSFRFFSYLFPVFFILGIYNSKKELYIKLGILFIFLFLNFQTTYNYGILKWAY, translated from the coding sequence TTGAAAAAGTCATCATTTGATTTGTACTTATTTATAGCGTTTTTTATTTTCTTGCTGCATTTTTGTCTTTGGCTATATCTTTTACAATTTAAACCGCATTTAACACCTGCAAATAATTTGATTGAACTTCTAAATCACTGGGATTCTGGATGGTATACAAAAATAATTCAAAACAGCTATGTCATTGAACAAAGTAGAGCATTTTTTCCATTATATCCAACTCTTGTAAAGTTAATTGATTTTCAATTTAACCCTCTATCAACTGCTGTAACGGGAACTATTTTTTCAAGTGTATTATTTTTTTCATTTTTATATTATATAAGAAATCTAGGAATAAAAGATAATGATTTACCAGTATGGTTATACCCAAAAAATTTATTATGTTTCTTATTTTTTATATTATCTCCGGGTAGTTACATTTTTCATACGCACCATACGGAATCCTTATTTTTATTTCTTTCCTATTTAGCTTTATATTTTTCATATAAAAAGAAATTTTTATGGGCAACAATTTTTGCTGGACTTTGTAGTATAACAAAAAATCAGGGAGTATTATTGGCAATTGCTGTTGCTATTCTTTTATGCCAAAATGAATCTAATTTGTTTCAAAAATTAAAGAAATTTATCATCTCTGGAATTATTTCCGGAAGTTTCTTTATTTCTTATCTTTTATATCAATATTTAGTTTTTTCAAATCCTTTTGAATTCATGAAAGCACAAAAAAATTGGCATCATATTGAATATTTTAGTGATTATTTTAAAGTATTTATTCTACAAGGAAATCATCAAGATAAATCTTTAGGCGCTATAAAGCATCAATTATTTTTTTATTTAATTTTATTTTATTCAATAAAGCTTTGGAATTATTCAAAAGCAATAAGTTTTTATTGTGTCATCTCTGTACTGCTATTGCCATTTCAAGGGGAAACAATCAATTCATTTAGATTTTTTAGTTATCTATTTCCTGTGTTTTTTATTTTGGGAATTTATAATAGTAAAAAAGAATTATATATTAAATTAGGTATCTTATTTATTTTTCTTTTTCTAAATTTTCAAACTACATATAATTATGGAATTTTAAAGTGGGCATATTAA